The window TGTTATGGGAAAAATTGATTAACGGGGATATTCTCAATTCAATTCCAAATAAGATAGACAATACCATTTATTCCATCTATACAGATTACGAAAAAGACCATACAAAACCTTATACAACAGTTCTTGGCTGTAAAGTGCAAAACCTAGATAATATTCCTGAAGGGATGATCGGTTATTCTTTTGATGGTGGAGACTACGTGAGATTTACCACAAAAGGAGACCTTTCAAAAGGTTTGGTGATCAATGAATGGTTGAAAATTTGGGAAATGGATCTGGGAAGAAAATTTACCGCCGATTTTGAAATCTATGGAGAAAAAGCACAAGATCCGTCAGATGCGGAAGTGGATATCTTGATTGCAGTGAAATAAGATAAAAAAATAGTTTGCCTTCACAGACTTTTGAACTGAAGACGTGAAATTTTCCTCCCTCGGAAGGGTGGCAAAAATTCTTTGAATTTTTGACGGGGTGGTCAGAACCTACAGGAACAACAGTTTTATAGTCTTCATCAATCTTACAACATATTTTCCATACACCAAAACCCCAACAATCACCGATGCAATGGCCGTCAATACTACAGCACCGGCAGCAATATCTTTAATAAAGCCGATTCTTTTGTCGAAATTGGGTTGAATGATATCACAGATCTTTTCAATGGCAGTATTGAAAATTTCAGCACTTAAAACAGCAAATGAGGCGATGATAACCAAAGCTGTGTCTGTGTTGTTTAGTTTAAAATAAAAAATAAGAAAGAGATTGACAAAGAATGCCAGCAGCTCAATCTGGAAATTTCTTTCCGTTTTTATCATCATGAAAACACCCCGGAAAGCATTGAGAAAACTTTTATGAATGGGAGGTTTTTGCATAATTCTGAACTTTTCAGACAAATATAGTCTTTGTATTTTGATTGTTGTGAGTTATCTTTTATATTTGAAGTAGGATATTATAAAAGAAAACGATCAACGTTTATCCTCTTTTGCCTCCAATACTGATATTTTAATGAGTTTTGAAGGAGAAAAGAATAAATACAAATTGGAATAAAGTGAATGTTTTGATGAAAATTTCAGGATCAAAAGAAATTTAAGCATAATATCAAGGCTCAAAACAAATTAAGGCTCTTTGTTAAAAACTCCTCCATATTATTCTTTTCTTTATTGTATCTATTTATTATATTTGTAGAAACTTATTTTATAAATCTATGAAATTTATTATTTCAAGTGGTGAACTGCAGAAGGCTTTGCAAACTGTAAGTGGCGTAATATCAAGCTCTCAATCGAGACCGATTTTAGAAAACTATCTTTTTGAATTAGACGGAAATAATGTTACCATTACAGCATCTGACGGAGAGACAACTCTTGTTACTTCTCTGGAAGTAAAGTCTGATGATACAGGTAAATTTGCTGTTCCTGCTAAAATTTTTCAGGATTTTATCAAGACATATGGTGAACAGCCTCTGACATTTGTTGTAAAAGACAATGCCGAAGGTACTGGAAGCCAGCTTGAGATTTTAGATGAAAAAGATAATTTCGCAGTAGCATTAGACAATGCTGATGACTATCCCGAATTACCGGAATTCGACGCTTCACAAAGTGTTACGATGCCGGCAGGAGTTCTGTCTGAAGCTTTGACAAACACACTATTCGCTACAAGTAATGATTCCCTTCGCCCAGTAATGACAGGGGTTCTTTTCCAGTTTGGAGAAAACGAAACCAATTTCGTTTCTACAGACTCCCACAGATTGGTGGTGTACAAAAGAGCAGACCTTATGAATGCTGAACCGATGGAGTTTATCATGCCTAAAAAGCCTCTGAACATTTTCAAAAATATCCTGGCAAGTTCCAATGAAGACGTTACTATCGATTTCAATGAGAATATGGCCAAGTTTACTTTTGGTAAGCATATCTGGATCTGTAGACTGATTGATGGAAAATATCCAAACTATACAGCGGTAATTCCAAAGGAAAATCCAAATGTATTGACAATCAACAGAAATCTTCTGTTAGGAGCTATCAAAAGAGCATCTATCATGTCTAATAAATCTACCAATCAGGTAAGATTCAAGCTTTCCGGAAATATTCTTCACCTTCATGCAGAAGATACTGAATATGCAAATAAAGCAGATATGCAGATTCCTTGTGACTACAATGGAGAAGATATCAATATCGGATTCAGTTCTAAATTTTTAACTGAAATGCTGACGATCTTAGGATCTGACGATATCACCATGAAAATGTCTCAACCTAACAGACCAGGGATCATTGAACCTCTTGACGGTCTTGAAGAAAACGAAAATATCTTAATGCTGTCAATGCCGGTAATCGGATTATAACATTAACGTATATAAATAAAAGAAAGCTGGAATTTTTCCGGCTTTTTTTGTAATCCTGCATTCCGGCTCATAGTTGTAATGATGTGGAATTGACTTAGGAATTATGAGCGTCAAAGTAAAAGTATAGTAAGAAAAACATTTTAATAAACATGAAAAAAATAACAATTCTCGGATCACTTATCTGCTCTCTATGGGCTTTCTCTCAGAAGAGTGCAAAAATGTATTATGAGCATACGAAAGATATTATTACTTACTATGCTGATAATATTGAAATCTATCCCATTTCAATAACATTCTCAGAGCAGCCGGAAACAGAAAATTTGAAGAGTCCGGAAGCATTTAAAATGATCAGAGTACTGCCTCCTAAATCAACAAAAAACAAAATTGCTTATTTTGTTGTCAATGATAATAAAAAAGGTTGGAAAATTAAGAAAATGCCTGCTTATTATACATTGGCTGGAGATGCAACGATAAAGACCTATGATGCGGACTATATATATGATCTTCCTTTTCAAAAAGGGAAATCCTTCAATGTTTATCAGGGGTACAATGGAATATTTTCTCACCAGAACGAAAACTCTTTAGATTTCGTAATGCCTGAAGGAACAGAAATTACGGCAGCAAGAGAAGGCAAAGTGATTGATGCTGTTCAGAGTAATAATACAGGATGTCCTACATCAAGTTGTGCTAATCAGGCCAATTATATTTCAATTTTACATTCAGATGGAACCATTGCGCAATATTTTCACCTGAAACAAAATGGGGTTAAAGTTAACATAGGAGATGAGGTTAAAAAAGGTGATTTAATAGGATTAAGCGGCAACACAGGCTGGACAAATGGTCCTCATTTACATTTCCAATGCTTTCTTCCCGATCCTTCAAAACCAAAGCAAAAAAATACTCTCAAAACCCTGTTCAGAACCGGTAATGGAAGCAAAAATGAATATCTGGCAGAGAAAAAAACATATTCAAAAGAGTATTAAACAGATCGTGTTATTTGTGAATCATTAGAGGTATTAGTGTTTAAAAGATACTAATTATGAAAATAAAAATACAGTTATACCACACCTCAGATTTTCCTTCAGAACTCACTACTGAAAATTACAGTGTTGTTCTATGGAAAGGTTCCGGTGTTTTCTCTGTGGATGATATTAATTATTCTTACAGTGGATACAACATACTGTTTCTTTCCCCTTATCAAAAACTGAAACTGGCTTCGGAATCTGATGAAAATATCCACATGCTTTTCTTCCATGGTGACTATTACTGTATCGAATATCATAAAGAAGAAGTGGCCTGTAACGGGCTTCTTTTCAATAATATTTATCTGAATCCTGGCGTTGAGCTGTCAGAAGAAAAACTATAACTATATTCTCGAACTTTTTAATCACATCAAAAAAGAAGAATCTGAAAAACATCAGTTTTCAGAATCCATTATCAAAACTTATATTCAGCTTATTCTTGCCATTGGCAGTAAACAGAAAAGCAGTATTGAAAACAGTGTGATTTCTAGTGAAAAAATTCCTAATAAGAACGCTTTTGAATTTCAGAAACTGCTGGAAATTTATTTTAAAAATGAAAAAGAACTGTCATTTTACAGTGACAAGCTGAATATAACCAATAATACATTAAGCAAGGCTGTAAAAAAAGAATTTGCGAAAACACCCACGCAGCTTGTCAATGAAAGAATCATTCTGGAATCAAAAAAACTGCTGCATTTAACCTTTAGATCTGTAAAGGAAATTGCTTCAGAACTGGGATTTGCCGATGAATTTTACTTCAGCAGGTACTTTAAAAAGTCGGTAGGATGTTCCCCAAAAAAATATAGAGAACAGGTAGGAATCTCTGTGGTGGCGAAAATGTCCATGTAATGTCCTCAAATATCTATGTTGGCGCTGTAGGCATGTGAATACCTTTGTTAAAAAAATAAATCACATGCAAGACAACAGACTTTACCACCGTTTATTAGAGTTGGATACCTGGTTTTTCAATTTTCTCAGAATTTCAATCTTCATTGTTATGGCCTGGATTGGAGGCTTGAAGGCTTTCCATTACGAAGCAGAAGGAATTGTGCCCTTTGTAGCCAATAGTCCTTTCATGAGTTTCTTCTACAAAAATGCCGGGAATAAAGTTCTTAATGAAGACAAAAAACCTGTTGCAGAATATACCTTATATAAAACCCCGGAAGGAAAAGTTATTCAGAAAAATATTGATTGGCATACAAAAAACGGAACCTATATTTTTTCCTATGGCTTGGGAACAATGATTCTCGTTATCGGATTTTTTGTGTTATTCGGAATTTGGTTTCCTAAAATCGGAGCCGTTGGTGGTGCTTTAACATTTTTAATGTCACTCATTACGCTGTCATTTCTTATAACCACTCCTGAAGTTTACGTGCCTAATCTGGGCGGAGATTATCCTACGCCTCAGTTTGGGTTTCCTTATCTGTCCGGAGCAGGGCGTTTGGTCTTGAAAGATATTATCATGATGGCCGGAGGGCTGGTAGTATTTTCTGATAGTCTGAAGAAAGTATTGAAACCGTCTGCTCAATAGATTCATCAATCAGAAGAAGAATTATTAACGAAAATTAATTCTCTTAAAGTCGCTTCTAAATTTCTCTATTTCTCAAAAAAACACGACATTTGTAGCTCGAAAAATCATACCGGAAAGGGTGTGGGATTTCAAATAAAAGTTTCAAAATAGAGCAGATGAAACCTTAGAGCTCATCTGACGAATTAAATAAGTAGATAGATTAACAAATGAAAATATCAAACAACTGGCTGAAGGACTTTGTAAAAACGGAATCAAAAACTGAAAGAATCGGTGAATTCCTTACAGATATAGGTCTTGAGGTTGAAGGGATAGATAAATTTGAAAGCGTAAGAGGCAGTCTGGAAGGAATTGTTGTAGGTAAAGTATTAACCTGCGAAAAGCATCCGAATGCTGACAAACTGAATAAGACAACAGTAGACGTAGGAAACGGAAAAGTATTGAATATTGTTTGTGGAGCTCCTAACGTAGAAGCTGGGCAGACAGTTCCTGTAGCAGTTGTCGGAACAAAAATCTATGACAAAACCGGAAACTTTTTTGAAATTAAAGAAGCAAAAATCAGAGGTGAGGTTTCTCAGGGAATGATCTGTGCAGAAGACGAATTAGGTCTTAG of the Chryseobacterium viscerum genome contains:
- a CDS encoding helix-turn-helix domain-containing protein — translated: MSCQKKNYNYILELFNHIKKEESEKHQFSESIIKTYIQLILAIGSKQKSSIENSVISSEKIPNKNAFEFQKLLEIYFKNEKELSFYSDKLNITNNTLSKAVKKEFAKTPTQLVNERIILESKKLLHLTFRSVKEIASELGFADEFYFSRYFKKSVGCSPKKYREQVGISVVAKMSM
- the dnaN gene encoding DNA polymerase III subunit beta, with the translated sequence MKFIISSGELQKALQTVSGVISSSQSRPILENYLFELDGNNVTITASDGETTLVTSLEVKSDDTGKFAVPAKIFQDFIKTYGEQPLTFVVKDNAEGTGSQLEILDEKDNFAVALDNADDYPELPEFDASQSVTMPAGVLSEALTNTLFATSNDSLRPVMTGVLFQFGENETNFVSTDSHRLVVYKRADLMNAEPMEFIMPKKPLNIFKNILASSNEDVTIDFNENMAKFTFGKHIWICRLIDGKYPNYTAVIPKENPNVLTINRNLLLGAIKRASIMSNKSTNQVRFKLSGNILHLHAEDTEYANKADMQIPCDYNGEDINIGFSSKFLTEMLTILGSDDITMKMSQPNRPGIIEPLDGLEENENILMLSMPVIGL
- a CDS encoding diacylglycerol kinase family protein encodes the protein MQKPPIHKSFLNAFRGVFMMIKTERNFQIELLAFFVNLFLIFYFKLNNTDTALVIIASFAVLSAEIFNTAIEKICDIIQPNFDKRIGFIKDIAAGAVVLTAIASVIVGVLVYGKYVVRLMKTIKLLFL
- a CDS encoding YkgB family protein, whose product is MQDNRLYHRLLELDTWFFNFLRISIFIVMAWIGGLKAFHYEAEGIVPFVANSPFMSFFYKNAGNKVLNEDKKPVAEYTLYKTPEGKVIQKNIDWHTKNGTYIFSYGLGTMILVIGFFVLFGIWFPKIGAVGGALTFLMSLITLSFLITTPEVYVPNLGGDYPTPQFGFPYLSGAGRLVLKDIIMMAGGLVVFSDSLKKVLKPSAQ
- a CDS encoding GyrI-like domain-containing protein, encoding MNNVKIEPFKVIGISVRTTNEDGQAAKDIPVLWEKLINGDILNSIPNKIDNTIYSIYTDYEKDHTKPYTTVLGCKVQNLDNIPEGMIGYSFDGGDYVRFTTKGDLSKGLVINEWLKIWEMDLGRKFTADFEIYGEKAQDPSDAEVDILIAVK
- a CDS encoding M23 family metallopeptidase, translating into MKKITILGSLICSLWAFSQKSAKMYYEHTKDIITYYADNIEIYPISITFSEQPETENLKSPEAFKMIRVLPPKSTKNKIAYFVVNDNKKGWKIKKMPAYYTLAGDATIKTYDADYIYDLPFQKGKSFNVYQGYNGIFSHQNENSLDFVMPEGTEITAAREGKVIDAVQSNNTGCPTSSCANQANYISILHSDGTIAQYFHLKQNGVKVNIGDEVKKGDLIGLSGNTGWTNGPHLHFQCFLPDPSKPKQKNTLKTLFRTGNGSKNEYLAEKKTYSKEY